One Mesorhizobium loti genomic window carries:
- a CDS encoding transcriptional regulator: MKILRLLEKDARASTAELARSVGLSAPSVAERIKRLQENGVIEGYSVRINPAALGLKLSAWLRIRPVPGQLSVVAEIIRETPEIAQCDRVTGEDCFIALAHVGSVAELERVIDRIIPYAMTNTAIIQSSPVVARSPLAAVKRSP; encoded by the coding sequence ATGAAGATCCTGCGCCTGCTGGAGAAGGATGCGCGGGCCAGCACGGCGGAGCTGGCGCGTTCGGTCGGCCTGTCGGCGCCGAGTGTCGCCGAGCGCATCAAGCGGCTGCAGGAAAACGGCGTGATCGAGGGCTATTCGGTCAGGATCAACCCCGCCGCGCTCGGCCTGAAGCTGTCGGCATGGCTGCGCATCCGGCCGGTGCCGGGGCAATTGTCCGTGGTGGCCGAGATCATCCGCGAAACGCCGGAGATCGCGCAATGCGACCGCGTGACCGGCGAGGACTGCTTCATCGCGCTCGCGCATGTCGGCTCGGTGGCCGAACTCGAACGGGTGATCGACCGGATCATCCCCTATGCGATGACCAACACGGCCATCATCCAGTCGTCGCCGGTGGTGGCACGCTCACCGCTGGCGGCGGTTAAGCGATCGCCGTAA
- a CDS encoding PAS sensor protein: MDWKRTREPADAWHMTDDLHAEHGKGDPFAAAIRATRMSMIITDPRRPDNPIVFANDAFLRLTGYERHEVLGKNCRFLQGPKTDKAAVDQIRAAIEDNADVSVDILNYRKDGSTFWNALYISPVSNDKGEVQFFFASQLDVSDRKSSEHRITADKDRFEKAVKERTAELEATLEAQTTLLHEVDHRVKNNLQMISSLIIMQRRTIKDEATRHSLTTMLERIEALSTVHRRLYQSKDVSRFDVSDFAKDLVTDLLTASGRSGIKSKLELEPIVISAEKATPVALMVNELVTNALKHAFKEGPDGTTAGRIGIKMSQPDGHFNIEVSDDGVGMAEANGDASFGMRLIKSLARQLHADIEWRDAGPGTTVVISMPNEPQQKRTLS; this comes from the coding sequence ATGGACTGGAAACGGACCAGGGAGCCTGCCGACGCCTGGCACATGACGGACGACCTTCATGCCGAGCATGGCAAGGGCGACCCGTTCGCGGCGGCCATCCGCGCCACCCGCATGTCGATGATCATCACCGATCCCCGGCGGCCCGACAATCCGATCGTCTTTGCCAATGACGCCTTCCTGCGTCTGACCGGCTATGAACGCCACGAGGTGCTGGGCAAGAACTGCCGGTTTCTGCAGGGGCCGAAAACCGATAAGGCCGCGGTTGACCAGATACGCGCGGCAATCGAGGACAACGCCGATGTCAGCGTCGACATACTGAACTACCGCAAGGATGGTTCGACCTTCTGGAACGCGCTCTATATCAGCCCTGTCTCCAACGACAAAGGCGAGGTCCAGTTCTTTTTCGCCTCGCAACTCGATGTCTCGGACCGCAAGAGCTCTGAGCATCGCATCACCGCCGACAAGGACCGCTTCGAGAAGGCGGTGAAGGAACGCACCGCCGAACTGGAAGCAACACTGGAGGCGCAGACCACCTTGCTGCACGAGGTCGATCATCGGGTGAAAAACAACCTGCAGATGATCTCCTCGCTCATCATCATGCAGCGCCGGACCATAAAGGATGAGGCGACCAGGCATTCGCTGACCACCATGCTGGAGCGTATCGAGGCGCTCAGCACCGTGCATCGCCGGCTGTACCAGTCGAAGGATGTCAGCCGGTTCGACGTCTCGGATTTCGCCAAGGACCTGGTGACGGATCTGCTGACGGCGTCGGGGCGCTCCGGGATCAAGTCGAAACTCGAGCTCGAGCCCATTGTGATCTCAGCCGAGAAGGCGACGCCTGTCGCGCTGATGGTCAATGAACTCGTCACCAATGCCTTGAAGCACGCTTTCAAGGAGGGACCGGACGGGACCACGGCGGGCCGCATCGGCATCAAGATGAGCCAGCCCGACGGCCACTTCAACATCGAGGTCTCAGACGATGGCGTCGGCATGGCCGAAGCCAATGGCGACGCTTCGTTCGGCATGCGGCTGATCAAATCGCTCGCCCGCCAGTTGCACGCCGATATCGAATGGCGCGACGCCGGCCCCGGCACCACGGTCGTGATCTCGATGCCAAACGAACCGCAGCAAAAAAGGACTCTCTCATGA
- a CDS encoding response regulator of citrate/malate metabolism yields the protein MIEPLKVLIVEDEALLAMELESLVEEAGHSVVGWATSSAEAKSMVESTDADIAFVDIHLTDGPTGVDVAHYIGERKRSMVVFMTANPKRIPDHFAGAIGVIAKPYTMNGLTSALRYLQEGVRRPPPVSARPAGFTLSPAFAAVWVPAV from the coding sequence ATGATTGAACCGCTCAAGGTCCTGATCGTCGAGGACGAAGCGCTGTTGGCGATGGAACTGGAAAGCCTTGTCGAGGAGGCCGGCCACAGCGTCGTCGGCTGGGCGACGTCTTCGGCGGAAGCAAAAAGCATGGTTGAGTCCACGGATGCCGACATCGCCTTTGTCGACATCCACCTCACCGACGGCCCGACCGGCGTCGACGTGGCCCACTATATCGGCGAGAGGAAACGTTCGATGGTGGTGTTCATGACCGCCAATCCGAAGCGCATTCCCGATCATTTCGCCGGTGCGATCGGCGTCATCGCCAAGCCCTACACGATGAACGGGCTGACATCGGCGTTGCGATACCTGCAGGAAGGCGTGCGCCGCCCGCCGCCCGTTTCCGCGCGGCCGGCCGGCTTCACCCTGTCACCGGCCTTCGCGGCGGTCTGGGTACCCGCGGTCTAA
- a CDS encoding carboxymethylenebutenolidase — MQPLADGQRASLSRDWTMRGSPLSCERKDTEIEERPVTKSTIPDKPAITQAMIDAYDEYTHLTLDRRRFMEQLTRLAGSGAAAAAIAPMLAANSAQAAIVAENDARVKGEDISYPGSGGEMKGYLVKPANQTSKLGTVIVIHENRGLNPHIRDVARRVALEGFVALAPDFLSPLGGTPADEDKARDMFTKLDPAQTVANAVATVAFLKADKDGNGKVGAIGFCWGGGTANMLAVNAPDLAASVAYYGMQPNAADASKIKAALLLHYAGLDDRTNAGIDAFKKELDAAHVEYTVYVYEGANHAFNNDTSAARYDKKAADLAWGRTIAFLKEKLA; from the coding sequence TTGCAGCCGCTCGCCGACGGTCAGAGAGCGTCACTGAGCCGTGACTGGACGATGCGCGGCTCGCCCCTATCTTGCGAACGCAAGGACACCGAGATCGAGGAGCGCCCCGTGACCAAATCCACCATCCCTGACAAGCCTGCCATCACCCAGGCGATGATCGATGCCTATGACGAATACACGCATCTGACGCTCGATCGTCGCCGCTTCATGGAACAACTGACCAGGCTTGCCGGATCGGGTGCCGCGGCGGCGGCCATCGCACCAATGCTGGCGGCGAATTCCGCCCAGGCGGCGATCGTCGCCGAAAACGATGCCCGCGTGAAAGGCGAGGACATCAGCTATCCCGGCAGCGGCGGCGAGATGAAGGGCTATCTGGTCAAACCGGCGAACCAGACGAGCAAACTCGGCACAGTCATCGTCATCCATGAAAATAGGGGGCTCAACCCGCATATACGTGACGTTGCCCGGCGCGTGGCGCTGGAAGGGTTCGTGGCGCTTGCGCCGGATTTCCTGTCGCCGCTCGGCGGCACGCCCGCCGACGAGGACAAGGCGCGCGACATGTTCACCAAACTCGATCCGGCGCAGACCGTCGCCAACGCCGTGGCGACCGTCGCTTTCCTGAAGGCCGACAAGGATGGCAACGGCAAGGTCGGCGCCATCGGCTTCTGCTGGGGCGGCGGCACGGCCAACATGCTGGCCGTCAACGCGCCCGATCTCGCCGCCAGCGTCGCCTATTACGGCATGCAGCCGAACGCCGCCGACGCGTCGAAGATCAAGGCCGCGCTGCTGCTGCACTATGCCGGCCTCGACGATCGCACCAATGCCGGTATCGACGCCTTCAAGAAGGAGCTCGACGCCGCGCATGTCGAGTACACGGTCTATGTCTATGAAGGCGCCAACCATGCCTTCAACAATGATACGTCGGCGGCGCGCTACGACAAGAAGGCGGCCGATCTCGCCTGGGGCAGGACGATCGCTTTCCTGAAGGAGAAACTGGCTTAG